In Crinalium epipsammum PCC 9333, the following are encoded in one genomic region:
- a CDS encoding DedA family protein, whose protein sequence is MSLEFLSLETIQEIAHRFGYLAVFLGILFENLGIPLPGETVTIVGGFLAGSGELNYWILLVDAILGAVLGGICGYWIGRLGGWSMLVSIGSFFRIKEEQLVELKDKFTENASKAVFFGRFVALLRIFASPMAGIVEMPFWKFLGFNVAGATVWASVMVSLAFFVGRIVSLEQLVTWAAQFAFVALLIAIAVIVIPIWLESRKTAQPEQPE, encoded by the coding sequence ATGTCCCTTGAATTTTTATCACTAGAGACCATTCAAGAAATTGCCCATAGGTTTGGTTACCTGGCAGTTTTTTTGGGAATTTTATTTGAAAATCTTGGTATTCCGTTGCCTGGTGAAACTGTAACTATCGTAGGAGGGTTTCTTGCTGGTAGTGGTGAACTGAATTATTGGATACTTCTGGTAGATGCTATTCTTGGCGCAGTTCTAGGTGGAATTTGCGGATATTGGATTGGCAGACTTGGTGGCTGGTCAATGCTGGTTAGCATAGGTAGCTTTTTCAGAATCAAAGAAGAGCAACTGGTAGAACTAAAAGATAAATTTACTGAAAATGCCAGTAAAGCTGTATTTTTTGGTCGTTTTGTTGCCTTACTGCGAATTTTTGCGAGTCCCATGGCAGGAATAGTCGAAATGCCATTTTGGAAATTTTTGGGGTTTAATGTTGCTGGTGCTACTGTGTGGGCATCGGTGATGGTGAGTTTAGCTTTCTTTGTGGGGCGGATTGTCTCTTTAGAGCAATTAGTCACTTGGGCGGCTCAATTTGCTTTTGTGGCATTATTGATTGCGATCGCAGTAATCGTAATCCCCATCTGGCTAGAATCTCGGAAAACCGCACAACCTGAACAACCAGAGTAA